A genomic segment from Hyalangium minutum encodes:
- a CDS encoding ABC transporter ATP-binding protein has protein sequence MSAQVKTLGERDPRPPLLTVEDVKVHYGAIQALKGVSLSVGKGEVVALIGANGAGKTSTLRAVSGMLKPSGGKITLAGQNITGMKAHQLVPKGMAHAPEGRGIFPNLTVQENLDLGAYLRRDTEAIAADQEKSFGLFPVLKERRKQMAGTLSGGEQQMLAIARALLSRPQLLLLDEPSLGLAPQVTETIFRTLRDVNATGMSILLVEQNAHLALSMAHYGYVLETGEVVMAGKGKALLESPEVRKAYLGE, from the coding sequence GTGAGCGCGCAGGTGAAGACGCTGGGAGAGCGCGATCCCCGTCCGCCGCTGCTGACGGTGGAGGACGTGAAGGTCCACTACGGGGCCATCCAGGCGCTGAAGGGTGTGTCGCTCTCGGTGGGCAAGGGCGAGGTGGTGGCGCTCATTGGGGCCAACGGCGCGGGCAAGACGAGCACGCTGCGCGCGGTGAGCGGGATGCTGAAGCCCAGCGGCGGGAAGATCACCCTGGCTGGGCAGAACATCACCGGGATGAAGGCGCACCAGCTGGTGCCCAAAGGCATGGCGCACGCGCCGGAGGGGCGCGGCATCTTCCCGAACCTCACGGTGCAGGAGAACCTGGACCTGGGGGCGTACCTGCGGCGGGACACGGAGGCGATCGCCGCGGACCAGGAGAAGAGCTTCGGGCTGTTCCCCGTGCTGAAGGAGCGCCGCAAGCAGATGGCGGGGACGCTCTCGGGCGGTGAGCAGCAGATGCTGGCGATTGCCCGGGCGCTGCTGAGCCGGCCGCAGCTGCTGCTGTTGGACGAGCCCTCGCTGGGGCTGGCGCCGCAGGTGACGGAGACGATCTTCCGCACGCTGAGGGACGTGAACGCCACGGGCATGAGCATCCTGCTGGTGGAGCAGAACGCGCACCTCGCGCTGAGCATGGCCCATTACGGGTATGTGCTGGAGACGGGCGAGGTGGTGATGGCGGGCAAGGGCAAGGCGCTGCTCGAGAGCCCCGAGGTGCGCAAGGCGTACCTGGGCGAGTAG
- a CDS encoding ABC transporter ATP-binding protein: protein MSSPELTPEQRADAPLLKADAVSIQFGGLKALTDFNLSIHKGDLQGLIGPNGAGKTTAFNVLTGVYTPTSGNVFVCGERVNKRKPHQINRLGLARTFQNIRLFRALTALDNVKVACRAEAFGDAEAHGVAGALTNGTPLPVFVSNLGALVLAGWWKSLFLTPRFMAEERRITERAEHLLEVMGLSHRRDEEARNLPYGEQRRLEIARALGTQPKVLLLDEPAAGMNTREKADLMVLIRKLRDDFSLGILVIEHDMKLVMGICEKITVLDHGETIARGAPEQVRSDRKVIEAYLGDNYLETHGGAA, encoded by the coding sequence ATGAGCTCCCCCGAGCTCACTCCCGAGCAGCGGGCCGACGCGCCGCTGCTCAAGGCGGATGCGGTGAGCATCCAGTTCGGAGGCCTCAAGGCCCTCACGGACTTCAACCTCTCCATCCACAAGGGCGACTTGCAGGGGCTCATCGGTCCCAACGGCGCCGGGAAGACGACGGCGTTCAACGTGCTCACGGGGGTGTACACGCCCACCTCGGGCAACGTGTTCGTCTGCGGCGAGCGGGTGAACAAGCGCAAGCCCCACCAGATCAACCGCCTGGGGCTGGCGCGCACCTTCCAGAACATCCGGTTGTTCCGAGCGCTCACCGCGTTGGACAACGTGAAGGTGGCGTGCCGGGCCGAGGCGTTCGGTGACGCGGAGGCGCACGGCGTGGCGGGGGCGCTGACGAACGGCACCCCGCTGCCGGTGTTTGTTTCCAACCTGGGAGCGCTGGTGCTGGCGGGTTGGTGGAAGTCCCTGTTCCTGACGCCCCGGTTCATGGCCGAGGAGCGCCGCATCACCGAGCGCGCCGAGCACCTGCTGGAGGTGATGGGCCTGTCGCACCGCCGGGACGAGGAGGCGCGCAACCTGCCCTATGGCGAGCAGCGCCGCCTGGAGATCGCCCGCGCGCTGGGCACGCAGCCCAAGGTGCTGCTGCTGGACGAGCCCGCTGCGGGCATGAACACCCGCGAGAAGGCGGACCTGATGGTGCTCATCCGCAAGCTGAGGGATGACTTCTCGCTGGGCATCCTCGTCATCGAGCACGACATGAAGCTGGTGATGGGCATCTGCGAGAAGATCACCGTGCTGGACCACGGGGAGACGATTGCCCGCGGTGCTCCCGAGCAGGTGCGCAGCGATCGGAAGGTCATCGAGGCGTACCTGGGCGACAACTACCTGGAGACGCACGGAGGGGCGGCGTGA
- a CDS encoding branched-chain amino acid ABC transporter permease — MESSSAPASVPGIPPALRGVLPALVAIPILVLLEWGLAGAPFATYLLSIMGVNVILAVSLNIVNGMTGQFSIGHAGFMAVGAYIAGVVSLSLKEIAISGLPVVVSDQVFLLLCLLVGGLAAAVCGFLVGLPSLRLRGDYLAIVTLGFGEIIRVVVQNTDAFGRALGLSGIPQTAGLGMVGFWVFVVVLVARRLAGSSHGRSLWAIREDEVAAEAMGVDTTGYKVRAFVISSFFAGVAGGLFAHFVPIINPGSFTFVKSMEVVVMVVMGGLGSTTGAIVAAMFLTLLPEALRSGFTAMGAEGSLAQKVDQIRMPVYGLMLVALMLLRPQGLFGTKELWEVLPRWLPRRRKGLA; from the coding sequence ATGGAATCCTCCTCCGCTCCCGCGTCCGTGCCTGGGATTCCTCCGGCGCTCCGTGGCGTTCTTCCGGCGCTCGTGGCCATCCCCATCCTGGTGCTGCTGGAGTGGGGGCTGGCGGGCGCGCCGTTCGCCACATACCTGCTGTCCATCATGGGCGTGAACGTCATCCTCGCGGTGAGCCTCAACATCGTGAACGGGATGACGGGTCAGTTCTCCATCGGCCACGCGGGCTTCATGGCGGTGGGGGCCTATATCGCTGGCGTGGTGTCCTTGTCGCTCAAGGAGATCGCCATCTCCGGCCTGCCCGTGGTGGTGAGCGATCAGGTGTTCCTGCTCCTGTGCCTGCTGGTGGGCGGCCTGGCCGCCGCGGTGTGCGGCTTCCTGGTGGGCCTGCCGAGCCTCCGGCTGCGCGGCGACTACCTGGCCATCGTGACGCTGGGCTTCGGAGAGATCATCCGCGTGGTGGTGCAGAACACGGACGCCTTCGGGCGGGCGCTGGGCCTGTCCGGCATTCCGCAGACGGCGGGCCTGGGCATGGTGGGCTTCTGGGTCTTCGTGGTGGTGCTGGTGGCGCGGCGGCTGGCGGGCTCCAGCCACGGCCGCAGCCTGTGGGCCATCCGCGAGGATGAAGTGGCCGCTGAGGCCATGGGCGTGGACACCACCGGCTACAAGGTCCGCGCCTTCGTCATCTCGTCCTTCTTTGCAGGGGTGGCCGGCGGGCTGTTCGCCCACTTCGTGCCCATCATCAACCCGGGCTCGTTCACCTTCGTGAAGTCCATGGAGGTGGTGGTGATGGTGGTGATGGGCGGCCTGGGCTCCACCACGGGCGCCATCGTGGCGGCGATGTTCCTCACGCTGCTGCCGGAGGCGCTGCGCTCGGGCTTCACCGCGATGGGCGCCGAGGGCAGCCTGGCCCAGAAGGTCGATCAGATCCGCATGCCCGTGTACGGCCTGATGCTGGTGGCGCTGATGCTGCTGCGGCCGCAGGGCCTGTTCGGGACGAAGGAGCTCTGGGAAGTGCTGCCGCGCTGGCTCCCCCGCCGCAGAAAGGGGCTCGCATGA
- a CDS encoding branched-chain amino acid ABC transporter permease has translation MSQLLQHLINGLASGTIYALVALGYTMVYGVLKLINFAHGDVMMVGVYMGYATAFALGKQAQKSLLGVVLIFLVAMGGCALLGFLIERFAYRPLREKPRLTALITAIGISFALSYGFQLDIGFLPGAAPRAFPEIIVPTEWLIIGDRDVVVWNWQVMSLLIAVGLMVGLQYLVFKTRFGRAMRAVSYDHRVAALMGIPTDRVIAVTFMIGSALAAGAGLLYAIKDTSVSPLMGLYVGLKAFVAAVIGGIGHVPGAVVGALLLGLVEEFVVGYAASTWRDAVAFGILIIVLLAKPGGLFGRVAAEKV, from the coding sequence ATGTCGCAACTCCTCCAGCACCTCATCAACGGCCTGGCCTCCGGCACCATCTACGCGCTCGTCGCGTTGGGCTACACCATGGTGTACGGCGTGCTGAAGCTCATCAACTTCGCCCACGGAGACGTGATGATGGTGGGCGTGTACATGGGCTACGCCACGGCGTTCGCGCTGGGCAAGCAGGCCCAGAAGTCGCTGCTGGGGGTGGTGCTCATCTTCCTGGTGGCCATGGGCGGCTGCGCCCTGCTGGGCTTCCTCATCGAGCGCTTCGCCTACCGGCCCCTGCGCGAGAAGCCCCGCCTCACCGCGCTCATCACCGCCATCGGCATCTCGTTCGCGCTCTCGTACGGCTTCCAGCTGGACATCGGCTTCCTGCCGGGCGCGGCGCCCCGGGCGTTCCCGGAGATCATCGTCCCCACCGAGTGGCTCATCATTGGCGACCGGGACGTGGTGGTGTGGAACTGGCAGGTGATGTCCCTGCTCATCGCCGTGGGGCTGATGGTGGGGCTGCAGTACCTGGTGTTCAAGACGCGCTTCGGCCGGGCGATGCGCGCGGTGTCTTATGACCACCGCGTGGCGGCGCTGATGGGCATCCCCACGGACCGGGTCATCGCGGTGACGTTCATGATTGGCAGCGCGCTCGCGGCAGGCGCGGGCCTGCTGTACGCCATCAAGGACACCTCGGTGAGCCCGCTGATGGGCTTGTACGTGGGGCTCAAGGCCTTCGTGGCGGCAGTGATTGGCGGCATCGGCCATGTGCCCGGAGCGGTGGTGGGTGCGCTGCTGCTGGGGCTGGTGGAGGAGTTCGTCGTGGGCTACGCCGCCAGCACGTGGCGTGACGCGGTGGCCTTCGGCATCCTGATCATCGTGTTGCTGGCGAAGCCGGGCGGGCTGTTCGGCCGGGTCGCGGCGGAGAAGGTGTAG
- a CDS encoding ABC transporter substrate-binding protein gives MRRFVPMLLAALALMVAGCEKKTQQPASPETTDSSKQTAQGGSTAPATPPAKPAASDTLLLGVATSLTGGQATFGVSTRNGIQLAIKEANEAGGVKGKKLEARVYDDQGRPEEAAQAVTRLIDQDKVVLILGDVASSNSLAMAQKAQPAGVPMITPSSTNPAVTEIGDYIFRVCFIDPFQGFVMAKFARENLKFSKVAVLQDNKSAYSIGLTDVFTRKFTEMGGKITGVESYSQGDTDYRAQLTAIKKTQPEAIYVPGYYSEVGVIARQARELGLKVPMLGGDGWDSEKLYELGGTAIQGSYFSNHYSPDNPDPRIQKFVADYKAAYGSVPDALAALAYDAANVAIDALKKAPDTSGKSIRDVIAQTKNFPGIAGAITLDEKRNAVKPAVVLKVGDGKAEYVTTVSP, from the coding sequence ATGCGACGTTTCGTTCCGATGCTGCTGGCCGCGCTCGCCTTGATGGTGGCTGGCTGCGAGAAGAAGACCCAGCAGCCCGCGTCCCCCGAGACGACGGATTCGAGCAAGCAGACCGCACAGGGGGGCAGCACGGCTCCCGCCACTCCGCCCGCCAAGCCTGCGGCGTCCGACACGCTGCTGCTGGGCGTGGCCACCAGCCTCACCGGCGGCCAGGCCACCTTCGGCGTCTCCACCCGCAACGGCATCCAGCTGGCCATCAAGGAGGCCAATGAGGCGGGCGGCGTGAAGGGCAAGAAGCTGGAGGCCCGGGTGTATGACGATCAGGGCAGGCCCGAGGAGGCCGCCCAGGCTGTTACCCGCCTCATCGACCAGGACAAGGTGGTCCTCATCCTGGGAGACGTGGCCTCCTCCAACTCGCTGGCCATGGCGCAGAAGGCCCAGCCGGCCGGGGTGCCGATGATCACTCCGTCCTCCACCAACCCGGCGGTGACGGAGATTGGCGACTACATCTTCCGCGTCTGCTTCATCGATCCGTTCCAGGGCTTCGTGATGGCGAAGTTCGCCCGCGAGAACCTGAAGTTCTCCAAGGTGGCGGTGCTCCAGGACAACAAGAGCGCCTACTCCATCGGGCTCACGGACGTGTTCACCCGCAAGTTCACCGAGATGGGCGGCAAGATTACGGGCGTGGAGAGCTACAGCCAGGGCGACACGGACTACCGCGCACAGCTGACCGCCATCAAGAAGACGCAGCCCGAGGCCATCTACGTGCCGGGCTACTACAGCGAGGTGGGCGTCATCGCCCGCCAGGCGCGCGAGCTGGGGTTGAAGGTGCCGATGCTCGGCGGCGACGGCTGGGACTCCGAGAAGCTGTACGAGCTGGGCGGCACCGCCATCCAGGGCAGCTACTTCTCCAACCACTACTCGCCGGACAACCCGGATCCGCGCATCCAGAAGTTCGTCGCGGACTACAAGGCGGCCTACGGCAGCGTGCCGGACGCGCTGGCGGCGCTCGCGTATGACGCGGCCAACGTGGCGATTGACGCGCTGAAGAAGGCACCGGACACCTCGGGCAAGTCCATTCGGGATGTGATCGCCCAGACGAAGAACTTCCCGGGCATCGCGGGCGCCATCACCCTGGACGAGAAGCGCAACGCGGTGAAGCCCGCGGTCGTCCTGAAGGTGGGCGATGGCAAGGCGGAGTACGTCACCACGGTCAGCCCGTAA
- a CDS encoding DUF2382 domain-containing protein translates to MYQRIDVKEGMLVRSIDGEKLGKVFAVQDDEFLIEKGLFFPKDYVCRYAEISDIRDGEIILMHGKEGLHRFSFDEDRGVLAGTGGTAGVGPGAVSIPKDRPAMHASFQEETGVPLRAEEADVEMRVVVDEEVIIRRDTIEEEPRVAEPVRREEGGIRGDGDGESSRKLDLTPDDPTLRRS, encoded by the coding sequence ATGTATCAGCGCATCGATGTGAAAGAGGGAATGCTGGTTCGCAGCATCGACGGCGAGAAGCTCGGCAAGGTCTTCGCCGTGCAGGATGATGAGTTCCTGATCGAGAAGGGCCTCTTCTTCCCCAAGGACTATGTCTGCCGCTACGCGGAGATCAGCGACATCCGTGACGGCGAGATCATTCTCATGCACGGCAAGGAAGGGCTGCACCGCTTCTCGTTCGACGAGGACCGTGGCGTGCTGGCGGGCACGGGCGGGACCGCGGGCGTGGGGCCGGGCGCGGTGAGCATCCCTAAGGATCGCCCCGCCATGCACGCCTCCTTCCAGGAGGAGACAGGGGTGCCCCTGCGCGCCGAGGAGGCGGACGTGGAGATGCGCGTGGTGGTGGATGAGGAGGTCATCATCCGCAGGGACACCATCGAGGAGGAGCCGCGGGTAGCGGAGCCCGTGCGCCGCGAAGAGGGGGGGATCCGCGGAGACGGCGACGGGGAGAGCTCGCGCAAGCTGGACCTGACGCCGGACGACCCGACGCTGCGGCGCTCCTGA
- a CDS encoding serine/threonine-protein kinase, with the protein MGSVEFPSLEAEVAFLRGLTSVQRIADDILEDCFERGLDLDTGLDVFLTQCARMVHAKAGFVCLKGTQGPVLTRVMGELGVDVFTAMNWTGPRRLEDGRMLFCTKLTLGKLDLGTMGLAVEGKFEDGGKLVMKLVEAIGEQLDSAVLGFLAIMDGRSALERLDELAVGEDSTPVGRGRIGRYEVVTPLGTGGMAQVLVARARGPEGLGRLVALKRILPHLSTDPVIVQQFLDEARIGLRLSHPNLVTVYDIGEAQGAYFIAMELVRGVDLDRVLKVLKTPLSPPMAVGVVIQGLHGLHAAHLVRGEDGALLQLVHRDMSPHNLMLGFDGRVKVLDFGVAKARAQRTVTLPGIVKGKPLYMSPEQARGERLDARSDLFAMGLILYESLTGKRAFDKGDELASMYAICDEPLRRPERIPKPLWEVMEVALAKRATDRFRDAHEMSERLAEVVPPAKDADLSRLVSANFPDRLRELARLDRSAGEKSQAEKTRVRPAVKSGG; encoded by the coding sequence ATGGGCTCCGTGGAGTTTCCGTCACTCGAGGCTGAGGTCGCGTTTCTGCGGGGCCTGACATCCGTCCAGCGGATCGCGGACGACATCCTCGAGGACTGCTTCGAGCGGGGGCTGGATCTCGACACCGGCCTGGACGTCTTCCTCACTCAATGTGCGCGCATGGTGCATGCCAAGGCGGGCTTCGTGTGCTTGAAGGGCACGCAGGGGCCGGTGCTGACGCGGGTGATGGGCGAGCTGGGCGTGGACGTCTTCACCGCGATGAACTGGACGGGGCCGCGTCGGCTCGAGGACGGGCGGATGCTCTTCTGCACCAAGCTCACCCTCGGGAAGCTGGACCTGGGCACGATGGGGCTGGCGGTGGAGGGGAAGTTCGAGGACGGCGGCAAGCTGGTGATGAAGCTGGTGGAGGCCATCGGCGAGCAGCTCGACTCGGCGGTGCTGGGCTTCCTGGCGATCATGGATGGGCGCTCCGCCCTGGAACGGCTGGACGAGCTGGCCGTGGGCGAGGACTCCACCCCCGTGGGCCGGGGCCGCATCGGACGCTATGAGGTGGTGACGCCGCTGGGCACGGGCGGCATGGCGCAGGTGCTGGTGGCGCGCGCCCGGGGGCCCGAGGGCCTGGGGCGGCTGGTGGCGCTCAAGCGCATCCTCCCGCACCTCTCCACGGATCCGGTCATCGTCCAGCAGTTCTTGGACGAGGCCCGCATCGGCTTGCGGCTGTCCCACCCGAACCTCGTCACCGTCTATGACATTGGCGAGGCCCAGGGCGCCTACTTCATCGCCATGGAGCTGGTGCGCGGGGTGGATCTGGACCGGGTGCTCAAGGTCTTGAAGACGCCGCTGTCGCCGCCCATGGCGGTGGGGGTGGTGATCCAGGGCCTCCACGGCCTGCACGCGGCGCACCTGGTGAGAGGCGAGGATGGGGCACTGCTCCAGCTCGTCCACCGGGACATGTCCCCGCACAACCTCATGCTGGGCTTCGACGGGCGGGTGAAGGTGCTGGACTTCGGCGTGGCCAAGGCGCGTGCCCAGCGCACGGTGACGCTGCCCGGCATCGTCAAGGGCAAGCCTCTCTATATGTCTCCAGAGCAGGCGCGCGGCGAGCGGCTGGATGCACGCAGTGACTTGTTCGCCATGGGCCTCATCCTCTACGAGTCGCTCACGGGCAAGCGCGCCTTCGACAAGGGCGACGAGCTGGCCAGCATGTACGCCATCTGCGACGAGCCGTTGCGCCGGCCCGAGCGCATCCCCAAGCCGCTGTGGGAGGTGATGGAGGTGGCGCTCGCCAAGCGCGCCACCGACCGCTTCCGTGATGCCCACGAGATGAGCGAGCGGCTCGCGGAGGTGGTGCCACCAGCCAAAGACGCGGATCTGTCGCGCCTCGTGTCGGCGAACTTTCCGGACCGGCTGCGCGAGCTGGCCCGGTTGGATCGCTCCGCCGGGGAGAAGTCCCAGGCGGAGAAGACCCGCGTCCGCCCCGCGGTGAAGTCCGGGGGCTGA